The Candidatus Omnitrophota bacterium genome has a segment encoding these proteins:
- a CDS encoding NGG1p interacting factor NIF3, with the protein MKLADIYKFSVKRGIDKDPRTRKEINEALKAARKEFLKSKGADRRAFDRERLWNPYADTRILYGAPEEDIKTVMVGIDMEVGEILAADRLSERGEDIDLVMAHHPEGAAWAAFYDVMHIQEAVFNKLGIPMDIGKSMLKDRIAEVQRAVSPANHSRSVDVARLLGIPYMCVHTPADNHVTDHLQRMFDTKRPAKLSHVLAMLKGIPEYFDGLKKNAGPRILVGDPDKKAGKVFVDMTGGTEGPKRIFGRLSQAGVGTIVAMHLSEEHFKNAKEEHINIVIAGHIASDTLGLNLLLDSLEKKAGLLKIIPCSGFIRVKR; encoded by the coding sequence ATGAAGTTAGCCGATATATATAAATTCAGCGTCAAGAGAGGCATCGATAAAGACCCCCGGACGCGAAAAGAGATAAACGAAGCGCTTAAGGCGGCCAGGAAAGAGTTCCTGAAGTCAAAGGGGGCCGACAGGCGGGCTTTCGACAGGGAGAGATTATGGAACCCATACGCCGACACAAGGATACTGTACGGCGCGCCCGAAGAGGATATCAAGACCGTAATGGTAGGGATAGACATGGAGGTGGGCGAGATACTTGCGGCTGACCGCCTGAGCGAAAGAGGAGAGGATATAGACCTTGTGATGGCGCACCATCCCGAGGGCGCGGCGTGGGCGGCATTTTACGACGTGATGCATATCCAGGAGGCGGTCTTTAATAAGCTCGGCATACCTATGGATATCGGTAAGAGCATGCTGAAAGACCGCATAGCAGAGGTGCAGAGGGCGGTCTCTCCGGCTAACCATTCCAGGAGCGTTGACGTAGCGCGGCTTTTAGGCATACCGTATATGTGTGTCCATACGCCGGCCGATAATCATGTGACCGATCACCTGCAGAGGATGTTCGATACAAAAAGGCCCGCGAAACTTTCGCATGTGCTCGCCATGCTGAAGGGCATACCGGAATATTTTGACGGCCTTAAGAAGAACGCCGGCCCCAGGATACTGGTCGGAGATCCCGATAAGAAGGCCGGCAAGGTATTTGTGGATATGACGGGCGGCACCGAAGGCCCCAAGCGCATATTCGGCCGTTTGTCCCAGGCCGGGGTCGGGACGATAGTGGCTATGCACCTTAGCGAAGAGCATTTCAAGAACGCAAAGGAAGAGCACATAAATATCGTGATCGCAGGCCACATAGCGAGCGATACGCTGGGATTGAATCTCCTTCTGGACAGCCTTGAGAAGAAGGCGGGCCTCCTTAAGATAATACCCTGTTCCGGGTTCATCAGGGTGAAAAGATAA
- the ispG gene encoding flavodoxin-dependent (E)-4-hydroxy-3-methylbut-2-enyl-diphosphate synthase: MKRRRCRVVRVGGVKVGGDAPVSVQSMTKTKTSSLEDTVRQIKALEKAGCEIVRLAVKDPDDAKALKEIKRRTDIPVVADIHFDHRLALESIKSGADKIRLNPGNMRKVDEIREVVRSAKRAGIPIRIGVNSGSVLPVHGPRSTVHGKNVASGLVEAALRYVKLFEEMDFYDIIISLKASDVVSTIDAYRRIAARCDYPLHLGVTAAGPHDSGIVKSSIGIGTLLLDGIGDTIRVSLTADPVDEVIAARRILSAVGLRRFGHDIISCPTCGRCQVDLGRIVRELERKLTAQSPKPKAHGPQPLTIAVMGCEVNGPGEAREADIGIAAGKGSGVLFRDGKILKRLKEKDFVKGILKLIAQSS; this comes from the coding sequence ATAAAGCGGAGGAGATGCCGGGTCGTCAGGGTTGGCGGCGTGAAGGTAGGCGGCGATGCGCCCGTTTCGGTACAGTCGATGACCAAGACGAAGACATCGTCACTCGAAGATACCGTCAGGCAGATAAAGGCACTCGAGAAGGCAGGCTGCGAGATAGTGCGCCTTGCTGTAAAAGACCCGGATGACGCGAAGGCGCTTAAGGAGATCAAGAGGCGTACAGATATCCCGGTCGTCGCGGACATACATTTCGATCATCGCCTCGCTCTGGAATCGATCAAGTCGGGAGCGGATAAGATACGGCTCAATCCCGGGAATATGCGTAAGGTCGACGAGATAAGGGAAGTCGTGCGGTCGGCAAAGAGGGCGGGGATACCGATCCGCATAGGGGTCAATTCGGGGTCGGTCCTTCCGGTCCACGGTCCACGGTCCACGGTCCACGGGAAAAACGTCGCTTCTGGACTTGTTGAGGCGGCGCTTCGGTATGTCAAACTCTTTGAAGAGATGGATTTTTATGATATAATAATCTCTCTCAAGGCGTCCGATGTCGTGTCGACCATCGATGCCTATCGCCGGATAGCGGCGCGGTGCGATTATCCCCTCCATCTCGGTGTCACTGCGGCTGGACCCCATGATTCCGGGATAGTCAAATCCTCCATCGGGATAGGAACGCTTCTCCTGGACGGCATAGGCGACACGATACGTGTTTCGCTCACGGCTGACCCGGTAGATGAAGTCATCGCGGCGCGCAGGATATTGAGCGCGGTGGGCCTTCGTAGATTCGGCCACGATATCATATCATGCCCGACCTGCGGCCGCTGCCAGGTCGATCTCGGGCGGATCGTCAGAGAGTTGGAAAGAAAGCTCACGGCCCAAAGCCCAAAGCCCAAAGCCCACGGCCCACAGCCCCTGACCATTGCAGTCATGGGGTGCGAGGTGAACGGACCGGGAGAGGCGAGGGAGGCCGATATAGGCATCGCGGCAGGGAAGGGTTCGGGGGTACTGTTCAGGGACGGAAAGATCCTGAAACGGCTGAAAGAGAAGGATTTTGTAAAAGGGATTTTAAAGCTCATAGCCCAAAGCTCATAG
- a CDS encoding C4-type zinc ribbon domain-containing protein, with product MAVINLEEQMKLLVELQALDTQILKMERELASIPDEIRNMDEEFKGKMDTLKALEDGLKTLQLKRKEKEVELETKEGSIKKLQIQLYQLKTNKEYTAMEQEIGRIKADNSLIEEDIIKIFDQVDAEQKKIAKEKEVIKAEEAVNNEKKKRRQEEAKVIGAETEKLKAGRAVLSSKVDKVILDKYEKIIKSKDGLAVVPVAHDTCQGCFRVLPPQVINEIRMKRDLILCDNCARILYSEE from the coding sequence ATGGCTGTTATAAACCTTGAAGAACAGATGAAACTGCTGGTGGAGTTGCAGGCGCTCGATACGCAGATATTGAAAATGGAGCGGGAGCTTGCGTCCATACCGGACGAAATAAGAAATATGGACGAAGAGTTCAAGGGCAAGATGGATACGCTGAAGGCCCTGGAGGATGGGCTGAAGACGCTCCAGCTTAAGAGGAAAGAGAAAGAGGTCGAGCTTGAGACGAAGGAAGGGAGCATAAAGAAGCTGCAGATACAGCTATATCAGCTAAAGACGAACAAAGAGTACACCGCCATGGAACAGGAGATCGGCAGGATCAAGGCCGATAATTCTCTCATCGAAGAAGATATAATAAAGATATTCGACCAGGTCGATGCCGAGCAGAAGAAGATCGCGAAAGAGAAAGAGGTCATCAAGGCGGAAGAGGCCGTAAACAACGAAAAGAAGAAGAGGCGCCAGGAAGAGGCGAAGGTCATAGGGGCGGAGACGGAGAAGCTTAAGGCCGGGCGGGCGGTCCTCTCGTCAAAGGTCGATAAGGTCATACTGGACAAGTACGAAAAGATAATAAAGAGCAAAGACGGCCTGGCCGTGGTGCCGGTCGCTCACGATACGTGTCAGGGATGTTTCAGGGTGCTCCCGCCGCAGGTGATCAACGAGATCAGGATGAAGCGCGACCTTATCCTGTGTGACAATTGCGCCCGTATATTGTACAGCGAGGAGTGA
- a CDS encoding CvpA family protein: MEILKSINWIDILVVIIVMRISYVAFSEGLSHEIFPFITALASVIFCLHYYDKIGSFLCQNFLKIPIDICNFVSFLALAVGTGYLFKLVRVILDKIIKVQWNPLIERSGGFIFGVARSFVIASLVLMTMVLLPLPYLQWSIRDKSLTGMHILRVGPEIYEKASRLLPAIRMGGSPVSKEALVKALASDKSIAPAETSKKKKTAEWEKVQQ; encoded by the coding sequence ATGGAGATATTGAAGAGTATAAACTGGATCGATATTTTAGTCGTAATTATAGTAATGAGAATAAGTTACGTTGCGTTTAGCGAGGGGCTGAGCCACGAGATATTCCCTTTTATAACGGCGCTCGCGAGTGTCATATTCTGCCTCCATTATTATGATAAGATAGGTTCATTTCTTTGTCAGAATTTTCTTAAAATACCGATAGATATATGTAACTTTGTAAGCTTTTTAGCGCTCGCCGTCGGCACAGGATATCTATTCAAGCTGGTAAGGGTCATATTGGATAAGATAATCAAGGTCCAGTGGAACCCGTTGATAGAAAGATCCGGGGGGTTCATCTTCGGCGTGGCAAGGTCTTTTGTGATAGCGAGCCTTGTCCTTATGACCATGGTGCTCCTGCCGTTACCGTATCTCCAATGGTCGATACGCGATAAGTCGCTGACCGGTATGCATATACTGAGGGTTGGGCCGGAGATATATGAAAAGGCGTCACGGCTATTGCCTGCGATCAGGATGGGCGGATCTCCGGTCAGCAAGGAGGCGCTTGTAAAAGCCCTTGCGTCAGACAAGTCGATAGCCCCGGCAGAGACGAGCAAGAAAAAGAAGACGGCTGAGTGGGAGAAGGTGCAGCAGTAA
- a CDS encoding proline--tRNA ligase, whose amino-acid sequence MRWTEAFIPTLKEDPQDAEVISHKLMVRGGFIRKLISGAYSYLPLGVRVLNKIGAVIREELDAKGAQELLLPAIHPPELWKTTARYDLLGDVLIKFKDRHGKELVLGPTHEEIVTNLVAHNAKSYKDLPLILYQIQTKFRDEPRPRFGVMRTSEFIMKDAYSFDRDIEGMEKSYKKMYDAYCAIFERCGLPYIPVEADPGIMGGNISHEFMVPSEAGEDEIVMCQKCKYAASTQVAACRPKTENRKPKTEKKMPITEVETPDITTIEKVSELLKVDTSRLVKTLIYKADDKTVALLIRGDLDANETKLKNYLKCAALGLADQKTIEETTGSPVGYAGPVGLKGVRIVADESVRNMMNFITGANKKDTHLINVNTGRDFELTEFADLRMIRADDPCPACGKAIEIRHSIEIGHTFKLGTKYSDAMGAKFLDKDGAEKPMIMGCYGIGVNRIAASLIETSNDKDGIIWPLSIAPYQVLIIALNIDSKKVKEVSEEVYAKLKKAGHDVLFDDRNESAGVKFKDGDLIGVPLKIVVGERNAKKNAVELKDRKTGEMKELKLEELEPHLKALIKGGRPKVSC is encoded by the coding sequence ATGCGCTGGACCGAGGCATTCATACCTACACTTAAAGAAGATCCGCAGGACGCGGAAGTCATAAGCCATAAGCTTATGGTACGGGGCGGTTTCATAAGGAAGCTCATATCGGGGGCTTATTCGTATCTCCCGCTCGGCGTCCGTGTGTTGAACAAAATAGGCGCTGTGATCCGGGAAGAGCTGGACGCAAAAGGGGCGCAGGAGCTTCTGCTCCCGGCCATCCATCCGCCCGAACTATGGAAGACGACAGCGAGGTATGATCTCCTGGGAGACGTCCTGATAAAATTCAAAGACAGGCACGGCAAGGAGCTGGTCCTGGGGCCTACGCATGAAGAGATTGTGACGAACCTGGTCGCCCATAACGCCAAATCCTACAAAGACCTTCCCCTGATCCTTTACCAGATACAGACGAAATTCAGGGATGAGCCGCGTCCGCGTTTCGGTGTAATGCGTACGTCCGAGTTCATAATGAAGGATGCCTACAGTTTTGATCGTGATATCGAAGGTATGGAGAAGAGCTATAAGAAGATGTACGATGCCTATTGCGCCATATTCGAAAGGTGCGGCCTCCCTTATATACCGGTAGAGGCGGATCCCGGGATCATGGGCGGAAATATCTCCCACGAATTTATGGTCCCGTCGGAGGCGGGCGAAGACGAGATAGTAATGTGTCAGAAATGTAAATACGCAGCGAGCACACAGGTAGCGGCATGCAGGCCGAAAACCGAAAACCGAAAACCGAAAACCGAAAAGAAGATGCCGATAACGGAGGTCGAGACGCCGGATATAACTACTATAGAGAAGGTGTCGGAACTTTTAAAAGTCGATACCTCGCGGCTGGTCAAGACGCTCATCTACAAAGCGGACGATAAGACGGTCGCCCTGCTCATCAGGGGGGATCTCGACGCGAACGAAACGAAACTTAAAAATTACCTTAAGTGCGCGGCGCTGGGGCTTGCCGACCAGAAGACCATCGAAGAGACGACCGGTTCACCGGTAGGTTACGCCGGCCCGGTGGGGCTGAAGGGCGTGCGCATAGTCGCGGATGAGAGCGTGAGGAATATGATGAACTTCATTACGGGCGCCAATAAAAAAGACACGCATCTCATAAACGTCAATACAGGACGCGATTTCGAGCTGACGGAATTTGCGGACCTTCGCATGATAAGGGCGGACGACCCGTGCCCGGCCTGCGGTAAAGCCATAGAGATACGCCACTCGATAGAGATCGGACATACCTTCAAGCTCGGGACCAAGTACTCGGATGCAATGGGAGCGAAGTTTTTGGATAAAGACGGCGCCGAAAAACCTATGATCATGGGGTGTTACGGGATAGGGGTCAACCGCATAGCGGCAAGCCTCATAGAGACGAGTAATGACAAAGACGGTATCATATGGCCCCTTTCGATCGCGCCGTATCAGGTATTGATAATCGCGCTCAATATCGACAGTAAGAAAGTCAAAGAGGTGTCGGAAGAGGTATACGCGAAATTGAAGAAGGCCGGTCATGACGTCCTCTTCGACGACAGGAACGAATCGGCCGGCGTGAAGTTCAAGGACGGAGACCTGATAGGGGTACCCCTTAAGATAGTAGTAGGGGAGAGGAATGCGAAGAAGAATGCGGTAGAGCTTAAAGACCGTAAGACGGGAGAGATGAAGGAGCTAAAGCTCGAGGAACTGGAACCCCACCTGAAGGCGCTTATAAAAGGGGGTAGACCTAAGGTCTCTTGTTAA
- a CDS encoding ribonuclease HI family protein, whose translation MSGKFSMYIDGASRGNPGPAGIGVVIFDGRKKKVKEVYKYIGETTNNVAEYNALIAGLEEMANLSASEVTINMDSELVARQLSGEYKVKDAVMRSLFERAVSILKTFKSFEVKHIERAKNKDADKLANKAINLSSLF comes from the coding sequence ATGAGCGGAAAATTTTCGATGTATATAGACGGGGCGAGCAGGGGGAACCCCGGACCGGCCGGGATAGGCGTGGTGATATTTGACGGCAGGAAGAAGAAGGTAAAAGAGGTGTACAAATATATCGGCGAGACGACCAATAACGTCGCCGAATACAACGCCCTCATAGCGGGGCTGGAAGAGATGGCCAACCTGTCCGCCTCGGAGGTCACGATAAATATGGACAGCGAGCTTGTGGCCCGTCAGCTGAGCGGAGAGTATAAGGTCAAAGACGCCGTGATGCGGTCGCTGTTCGAGAGGGCGGTGTCTATCCTGAAGACATTCAAGAGCTTTGAAGTAAAACATATCGAGCGCGCGAAGAATAAGGATGCCGATAAGCTTGCCAATAAGGCGATAAACTTATCGAGCCTCTTTTGA
- the rseP gene encoding RIP metalloprotease RseP: MLSLISFLVVLSILVLVHELGHFIAAKRCGVRVEKFSFGFGPKLFSVKRGDTEYLVSLVPLGGYVKMAGDEPGEAITHQKWEFMSKKVSERFAIIFAGPLLNYFLAFLIFSVIFMFGNPTLTTEVGGLLKGYPAEGSLVVGDRITAVNGRPVKYWEDMTEIIHRQVDGVLTLSVQRGDSISSVEIRPVVRKTKDIFGKETKIALVGISPSQKIEKIRYGLFESFGKGWVKLMHLTAITYKSLFAIITGQLSFKESMTGPIGIFVITGKAAELGLIYLLHLMGILSASLAIFNLLPLPVLDGGHIIFLALEKVRGKPLSARSQEMIANVGVSLLILLTVFVFYNDIMNFRIAEKMGGWFKR; the protein is encoded by the coding sequence TTGTTATCATTAATCTCGTTCCTTGTTGTATTGAGCATATTGGTCCTTGTGCATGAATTAGGCCACTTCATAGCGGCAAAACGGTGCGGTGTCAGGGTCGAAAAATTTTCTTTCGGTTTCGGGCCGAAGCTATTCTCGGTGAAGAGGGGAGATACGGAATACCTCGTATCGCTGGTCCCTCTCGGCGGGTACGTCAAGATGGCAGGCGACGAACCGGGTGAAGCTATTACGCATCAGAAGTGGGAATTCATGTCGAAGAAGGTGTCCGAAAGGTTCGCCATAATATTTGCCGGGCCCCTCCTCAATTACTTTCTCGCGTTCCTTATATTTTCCGTCATATTCATGTTCGGGAACCCGACGCTCACTACGGAGGTGGGCGGCCTTTTGAAAGGATACCCTGCCGAGGGGAGCCTTGTGGTCGGCGACAGGATAACGGCTGTGAACGGCAGGCCGGTGAAGTACTGGGAAGACATGACGGAGATAATACACCGCCAGGTCGACGGCGTCCTGACCCTTTCCGTGCAGAGGGGGGATAGCATCTCCAGCGTTGAGATAAGACCGGTGGTGCGGAAGACGAAGGATATTTTCGGTAAGGAGACGAAGATAGCGCTCGTGGGGATCTCGCCGTCGCAGAAGATAGAGAAGATCAGATACGGCCTGTTCGAATCTTTCGGCAAGGGGTGGGTCAAGCTGATGCATCTCACCGCCATAACGTACAAGTCGCTCTTTGCCATAATCACCGGGCAGCTCTCTTTCAAGGAATCGATGACAGGGCCTATAGGGATATTCGTGATCACCGGCAAGGCTGCCGAGCTCGGCCTCATATACCTCCTGCATCTGATGGGGATACTGAGCGCCTCGCTGGCGATATTCAACCTTCTGCCGCTGCCGGTGCTGGACGGTGGGCACATAATATTCCTGGCGCTCGAAAAGGTCAGGGGCAAACCGCTCTCGGCAAGGTCACAGGAGATGATAGCCAACGTGGGCGTGAGCCTACTCATACTTCTTACGGTCTTCGTCTTTTACAACGACATCATGAACTTCAGGATAGCGGAAAAGATGGGCGGGTGGTTCAAACGATGA
- the dnaG gene encoding DNA primase translates to MAIPDSIIDQVQEKVDIVEVISRHIPLKKLGRNYKALCPFHNEKTPSFVVSPDKQIYHCFGCGAGGNVFSFLMRYENIEFPEAVETLASKAGIAIPRTGGQRKELTSLANQLYAINELACQFFSASLTQNKAGREYLASRGIGEETARAFKLGLAPDSWDGLLGFLKKKGISEISAEKAGLAIKNSERGTYYDRFRKRVIFPISDIRERVLGFGARVLDASLPKYINSPETYIYSKGKNLYGLNLSKEQIKREGYTLIVEGYLDFIVPYQAGVKNIVATLGTALTVDQIKLLKRFAGTVIMVYDPDEAGEAASLRNLDLFITEGVNVYIAELPAGFDPDGYIRKFGAEEFTGLVKSAKNLFEYKFDKLKGRVDIRSIQGKAKVVGEMLPTISKIQNAVVRSDLVKKLAERLSLDEESIRTELKKVKPDYAESRYTAEIAGNSVATEATAEKMVLAILLEGEKMVGRAKESLSPDEFRDQTVRDSVKAVFDLYDEKGAITPAKVISYLDNSPAAAALISEAVNISEVLEDKERTLADCIARIKRDNIKERLGAIQTAIKAAHDLKDEEGVRKLVVEYNDLVKISRG, encoded by the coding sequence ATGGCGATACCAGATAGCATAATCGATCAGGTGCAGGAGAAGGTTGATATAGTAGAGGTGATCTCCCGGCACATCCCTCTCAAGAAGCTGGGGAGAAATTACAAGGCGTTATGTCCTTTCCACAACGAGAAGACCCCTTCTTTCGTGGTCAGCCCGGATAAGCAGATATATCACTGTTTCGGATGCGGCGCAGGGGGGAACGTCTTTTCGTTCCTGATGAGATACGAGAATATAGAATTTCCCGAAGCGGTGGAGACGCTCGCGTCCAAAGCGGGGATAGCTATCCCGCGTACGGGCGGCCAGAGGAAGGAACTTACGTCCCTTGCGAACCAGCTCTATGCGATAAATGAGCTGGCGTGCCAGTTTTTCAGCGCCTCGCTTACGCAGAACAAGGCCGGGAGAGAGTACCTGGCGTCGCGCGGCATAGGAGAAGAGACGGCCAGGGCCTTCAAGCTCGGGTTGGCCCCGGATTCATGGGACGGCCTTCTCGGTTTCCTGAAGAAGAAGGGGATAAGCGAGATATCGGCTGAAAAGGCCGGACTTGCGATAAAGAACAGCGAAAGAGGGACCTATTACGACAGGTTCAGGAAGAGGGTCATATTCCCGATAAGCGATATCAGGGAGAGGGTCCTGGGGTTCGGCGCCCGTGTGCTTGATGCAAGCCTCCCCAAGTATATAAATTCACCCGAGACGTATATCTATTCCAAGGGTAAGAATCTGTACGGGCTGAATCTCAGTAAAGAACAGATCAAGAGAGAGGGGTATACGCTTATAGTCGAGGGTTACCTCGATTTCATCGTGCCGTATCAGGCCGGGGTGAAGAATATCGTCGCGACTCTCGGGACCGCGCTTACGGTGGACCAGATAAAGCTCCTTAAGCGTTTCGCCGGCACGGTCATAATGGTATACGATCCGGATGAAGCCGGGGAGGCGGCAAGCCTGAGGAACCTCGACCTTTTCATAACCGAGGGCGTCAACGTCTACATAGCAGAGCTGCCCGCCGGTTTTGACCCCGATGGGTATATACGGAAATTCGGCGCCGAGGAGTTTACCGGATTGGTGAAGTCGGCAAAGAACCTTTTTGAATATAAGTTCGATAAACTTAAGGGCAGGGTGGATATCCGGAGCATACAGGGTAAGGCGAAGGTGGTGGGAGAGATGCTCCCTACGATATCGAAGATACAGAACGCCGTTGTGCGGTCCGACCTTGTCAAGAAACTCGCCGAACGGCTTTCGCTGGATGAAGAATCCATAAGGACCGAACTGAAAAAAGTGAAACCCGACTATGCCGAGAGCAGGTATACCGCGGAGATAGCGGGGAACAGCGTTGCCACAGAGGCGACTGCCGAGAAGATGGTGCTGGCGATCCTGCTTGAAGGGGAGAAGATGGTCGGGAGGGCCAAGGAGTCGTTGTCTCCGGATGAATTCAGGGACCAGACCGTAAGGGATTCCGTGAAGGCGGTATTTGACCTGTATGACGAGAAGGGCGCGATCACGCCGGCAAAGGTGATAAGTTATCTGGATAACAGCCCAGCGGCAGCCGCCCTGATATCGGAGGCGGTGAATATTTCGGAAGTCCTCGAAGACAAAGAGAGGACGCTCGCCGATTGCATAGCCAGGATAAAGAGAGACAACATAAAGGAGCGCCTCGGCGCTATTCAGACGGCAATAAAGGCCGCGCATGATCTGAAAGACGAGGAAGGCGTGAGAAAACTCGTCGTGGAATATAACGACCTTGTTAAGATAAGCAGGGGATGA
- the rpoD gene encoding RNA polymerase sigma factor RpoD, with protein sequence MMKKTKSRRAKKVSRRSRPAMKKRPRGRIRQLAAAPKKESASPAKDPARAKKRFKELSELIALGKEKGHLTFEEVNNILPVDIVSSEEIDEILGILGDENIKLVDNEEDVAKEKLLEEEEVEEKKEAAKEETSKVVQVDDPVKMYLRQMGQIPLLTRKEEIEIAGRIKEAEEKYRDAVMEVKLSKTKTLDILNRILKNEINIEEFLNIDPRIKGLRLRKKLIRAAEGLRKARNKTAVARLIKETNLGMPVIDEIVKKIEEDLEEFSSIDQKLARCRKKKNRTEITRLLKRKRKIENELGEPLADIKENFKIIKGKETKFNKAKKELVAANLRLVVSIAKKYTNRGLSFLDLIQEGNIGLMKAVDKFEHKRGYKFSTYATWWIRQAITRSIADQSRTIRIPVHMTETINKLIRISRSLVQEKGKEPTPEEIAHKMRMPVDKVRGILKIAQEPISLQTPIGDEGDTHFGDFIEDKRAVSPANATAYSMLKEQMDDVLDTLTEREKKVLRLRFGIGDGYPRTLEEVGSVFKVTRERVRQIEAKALRKLRHPTRARRLKNFLAMGATE encoded by the coding sequence ATGATGAAAAAGACCAAGTCAAGAAGGGCTAAGAAGGTGTCCCGAAGGAGCAGGCCCGCCATGAAGAAGAGGCCGCGCGGAAGGATAAGGCAGCTGGCCGCCGCGCCTAAAAAGGAATCGGCCTCTCCGGCGAAGGACCCTGCCCGCGCAAAGAAACGTTTCAAGGAGCTTTCCGAATTGATAGCCCTGGGCAAAGAGAAAGGGCACCTGACGTTCGAGGAGGTAAACAACATCCTGCCCGTGGATATCGTCTCCTCGGAAGAGATAGACGAGATACTGGGGATCCTCGGCGACGAAAATATCAAGCTCGTCGACAACGAGGAGGATGTTGCCAAAGAGAAGCTGCTTGAGGAAGAAGAGGTAGAAGAGAAGAAAGAGGCGGCAAAGGAAGAGACGTCGAAAGTCGTCCAGGTGGACGATCCGGTGAAGATGTACCTCCGGCAGATGGGGCAGATACCGCTCCTGACCAGAAAAGAGGAGATAGAGATAGCCGGGAGGATAAAAGAGGCCGAGGAGAAATACAGGGACGCGGTGATGGAGGTCAAGCTCTCAAAGACCAAGACCCTCGACATACTCAACAGGATACTGAAGAATGAGATCAACATAGAAGAGTTCCTGAACATAGACCCCAGGATAAAGGGGTTGCGCCTGAGGAAGAAGCTTATCAGGGCGGCGGAAGGTCTGCGCAAGGCGAGGAATAAGACCGCGGTCGCGCGTCTGATCAAAGAGACGAACCTGGGGATGCCCGTAATCGATGAGATAGTCAAAAAGATAGAGGAAGACCTCGAGGAATTTTCGAGTATAGATCAGAAGCTGGCGAGATGCCGTAAGAAGAAGAACAGGACCGAGATAACGAGGCTTCTCAAGAGGAAGAGGAAGATAGAGAACGAATTAGGAGAGCCCTTAGCGGATATAAAAGAAAATTTCAAGATAATAAAAGGGAAAGAGACGAAGTTCAACAAGGCGAAGAAAGAGCTCGTGGCCGCGAACCTGCGGCTTGTAGTGAGCATAGCAAAGAAGTATACTAACAGGGGCCTCTCGTTCCTGGACCTTATCCAGGAGGGTAATATAGGCCTCATGAAGGCCGTGGATAAGTTCGAGCATAAGCGCGGTTACAAGTTCTCGACATATGCCACGTGGTGGATACGGCAGGCGATCACCCGTTCGATAGCGGACCAGTCGCGGACTATCCGCATACCGGTCCACATGACGGAGACGATCAACAAGCTGATAAGGATATCGCGGTCTCTGGTGCAGGAGAAGGGGAAAGAGCCGACGCCTGAAGAGATCGCCCATAAGATGAGGATGCCTGTGGATAAGGTGCGCGGCATCCTCAAGATCGCCCAGGAACCGATATCTCTACAGACGCCTATAGGAGACGAAGGGGACACGCACTTCGGGGACTTCATAGAGGATAAGCGAGCCGTATCGCCCGCGAACGCCACGGCATATTCCATGCTGAAAGAGCAGATGGACGACGTCCTGGACACGTTGACCGAGCGCGAGAAGAAGGTGCTGCGGCTCAGGTTCGGCATAGGCGACGGATATCCCAGGACGCTTGAAGAGGTAGGATCGGTCTTCAAGGTCACCAGGGAGCGCGTCCGGCAGATAGAGGCGAAGGCGCTGCGCAAACTCCGTCACCCGACCCGGGCGAGGAGACTGAAGAACTTCCTGGCAATGGGTGCGACAGAATGA